A window of Ignicoccus hospitalis KIN4/I contains these coding sequences:
- the hypF gene encoding carbamoyltransferase HypF: MPAKRIVVRGLVQGVGFRPQVARLARGLKLKGYVKNVAGGAAEIYVIGEDEKISKFINLLKKLPPPIRVEDLQAEDAEEMSFDDFIILKSDKSSYKHSQIPPDLGICEDCLREMLNPFSRRYMYPLISCAKCGPRFSMIRSLPYDRENTSMAEFPFCAECEREYRDPWDPRYHVQGFACAKCGPKVRLLDSEGRTVLVRDPIKEAAKLLDEGFIIAVKGMGGYHLAAKATEDEVVAELRRRKGRPRKPFALMALNSEVANRIVVVDDEELFNSPEAPIVLFRKREDGPLSELVAPGHALVGVMRAYTGLHYLLLNYTADKFSIMTSANPSGKPTCITKECALGMADYVLEHDREIVHRVDDSVVRRSAGERLFLRRSRGYAPAWLEADEELLSGASVGAELQNAGGISFSNKVVLTQYIGDTDEYDNLRFMEEELRWLLKQYSVTPEFVAADLHPRYSSKLLALSLAEEFGAELVEVQHHHAHAASVMAEARLEEAAAIVVDGTGYGLDGNSWGGEVLRVNREDFERVAHLEYFPLPGGDRAVKYPARALMGLLYAAGEDLEKWKGKLARALPGGEGEFEVARKVLGRSVLTSSLGRTLDAFAALLGVAYERSYEGEPAMLLEAASLGGKPLTKLDLIDGNVIKVTELLRWAVEALDSGKKLRDVAFTIQYNLGYNMALKAAELGLPVVVSGGAAVNEPFLLGVKEVVKPLLPHKVPPGDGGIALGQLIIASRKLK; encoded by the coding sequence TTGCCGGCGAAGAGGATCGTAGTCAGAGGCCTCGTCCAAGGGGTTGGCTTCAGGCCCCAAGTCGCCCGCCTGGCCCGCGGCTTGAAGTTGAAGGGCTACGTGAAGAACGTGGCTGGAGGTGCAGCTGAGATATACGTAATTGGTGAGGATGAGAAAATCTCCAAGTTCATTAATTTGCTCAAGAAGTTACCTCCCCCCATTAGAGTAGAGGACCTCCAAGCGGAGGATGCCGAGGAGATGAGTTTTGATGACTTCATTATATTGAAAAGCGACAAAAGCTCCTACAAACACTCCCAGATACCTCCGGACTTGGGGATATGTGAGGACTGCTTGAGGGAAATGCTCAACCCCTTCTCGAGAAGGTACATGTACCCGTTGATCTCATGCGCCAAGTGTGGCCCGAGGTTTTCTATGATCCGTTCTCTGCCCTACGATAGAGAGAACACCTCGATGGCCGAGTTCCCGTTCTGCGCAGAGTGCGAAAGGGAGTACCGGGACCCGTGGGACCCTAGATACCACGTGCAGGGGTTCGCTTGCGCCAAGTGCGGCCCGAAAGTGAGGCTCTTGGACTCTGAGGGCCGTACGGTGTTGGTCAGAGATCCAATAAAGGAGGCTGCGAAGCTTCTGGACGAGGGTTTCATAATAGCGGTCAAGGGCATGGGCGGCTACCACTTGGCCGCCAAGGCGACGGAGGACGAAGTGGTGGCGGAGCTGCGGAGGAGGAAGGGGAGGCCTAGGAAGCCCTTCGCGCTGATGGCCCTTAATTCCGAGGTAGCGAATAGAATAGTCGTAGTTGACGACGAAGAGCTCTTCAACTCTCCGGAAGCCCCCATAGTCCTCTTCCGCAAGAGAGAGGACGGCCCCTTGAGCGAGCTGGTGGCGCCCGGCCACGCCTTAGTGGGGGTCATGAGGGCCTACACCGGCCTCCATTACTTGCTGCTCAACTACACTGCCGACAAGTTTTCCATTATGACTTCAGCAAACCCCTCGGGGAAGCCCACGTGTATAACGAAGGAGTGCGCACTAGGGATGGCAGACTACGTCTTAGAGCACGATAGGGAAATAGTCCACCGGGTGGACGACAGCGTAGTTAGGAGGAGCGCCGGCGAGAGGCTCTTCTTGAGGAGGAGCAGGGGCTATGCCCCCGCTTGGCTGGAGGCGGATGAAGAGCTGCTCAGCGGCGCCTCAGTGGGTGCGGAGCTTCAGAACGCGGGAGGAATTTCCTTTTCCAACAAAGTGGTCTTAACCCAATACATCGGCGACACCGACGAATACGATAACTTGAGATTTATGGAAGAAGAGTTGAGGTGGTTATTGAAACAATATTCCGTTACCCCGGAGTTCGTAGCGGCGGACCTCCACCCCCGCTACAGCAGCAAGCTCCTAGCGCTGAGCTTGGCGGAGGAGTTCGGAGCAGAGCTGGTAGAGGTCCAACACCACCACGCCCACGCGGCCTCGGTCATGGCGGAGGCGCGCTTGGAGGAGGCGGCCGCAATAGTGGTGGACGGCACGGGCTATGGCTTGGACGGGAACTCTTGGGGAGGGGAGGTCTTGAGGGTAAACAGGGAGGACTTCGAGAGGGTTGCCCACTTAGAGTACTTCCCCTTGCCGGGCGGAGACAGGGCGGTCAAGTACCCGGCGAGGGCTTTAATGGGCCTCTTGTATGCAGCCGGCGAGGACTTAGAGAAGTGGAAAGGCAAGCTCGCGAGGGCCCTCCCGGGAGGGGAGGGAGAGTTCGAGGTGGCTCGCAAGGTTCTCGGGAGGAGCGTGCTAACCTCCTCCTTAGGTAGGACCTTGGACGCGTTCGCGGCCCTCCTCGGGGTCGCCTACGAGAGGAGTTACGAGGGCGAGCCCGCGATGCTCTTGGAGGCGGCCTCCCTCGGGGGCAAACCATTAACAAAGCTAGACTTAATCGATGGAAACGTTATCAAGGTGACTGAGCTTCTGAGGTGGGCCGTCGAGGCCCTTGATAGCGGCAAAAAGTTAAGGGACGTAGCGTTTACAATCCAGTACAACCTGGGCTACAACATGGCCCTTAAGGCGGCGGAGCTCGGACTCCCGGTGGTGGTTTCCGGCGGCGCCGCAGTTAACGAGCCCTTCTTGTTGGGCGTCAAAGAAGTAGTGAAACCCCTCTTGCCACACAAGGTCCCCCCGGGGGACGGGGGGATAGCCTTGGGCCAGCTGATAATAGCGTCTAGGAAGCTGAAGTAG
- a CDS encoding serine protein kinase RIO, which translates to MSEEEVTKAEKVEDVMKKVEEEVKAPQKEEEVEEQLEEEEELEEGEELEEEVEEPIPKEVVQRRKYLKRYKDKDLFETVEEVFDMATQMAVYELIRRGVIGELKGVISAGKEARVYCGKSPQGDDIAVKIYLTTTAEFRKSIRKYIIGDPRFEQIANRGLRHLIYAWARKEFRNLKRLEQAGVRVPSPIAVYRNVLVMEFIGENCKRAPLLVELAKPVNQLDVEEWKKIFETVYDYMVKMYQKARLVHADLNEYNIMYWKGEPVIIDVSQAVPINHPYAHDFLMHDIQQIRRFFSSVGVEVPSAAEMYARITGLE; encoded by the coding sequence GTGAGCGAGGAGGAGGTTACCAAGGCTGAGAAGGTAGAGGACGTCATGAAAAAAGTAGAGGAAGAAGTCAAGGCCCCCCAAAAGGAAGAAGAGGTAGAAGAACAACTTGAAGAGGAAGAGGAACTCGAAGAGGGAGAGGAGTTAGAAGAGGAAGTAGAAGAACCCATTCCGAAAGAGGTCGTCCAGAGAAGGAAATACTTGAAGAGGTACAAGGACAAGGACTTGTTTGAGACTGTCGAAGAAGTCTTCGACATGGCCACGCAGATGGCCGTCTATGAACTCATTAGAAGAGGTGTCATAGGTGAGCTGAAGGGCGTCATATCGGCCGGCAAGGAGGCTAGGGTCTACTGCGGCAAGAGCCCGCAAGGCGACGACATAGCCGTCAAGATATACTTAACTACAACTGCGGAGTTCCGCAAGAGCATAAGGAAGTACATCATAGGGGACCCCCGCTTCGAACAGATAGCCAACAGAGGGCTTCGTCACTTGATCTACGCGTGGGCGAGGAAGGAGTTCAGAAACTTGAAGAGGCTGGAGCAAGCCGGAGTTAGGGTGCCCTCCCCCATCGCTGTGTACCGGAACGTGCTAGTTATGGAATTCATAGGCGAGAACTGCAAGAGGGCCCCCTTATTGGTGGAGCTGGCGAAGCCCGTCAACCAGCTCGACGTAGAGGAGTGGAAGAAGATATTCGAGACCGTATACGACTACATGGTTAAGATGTACCAAAAGGCTAGGCTCGTCCACGCGGACCTTAACGAGTACAACATAATGTACTGGAAGGGCGAGCCGGTAATTATAGACGTGAGTCAAGCCGTCCCCATAAACCACCCCTACGCCCACGACTTCTTGATGCACGACATACAGCAGATACGCCGGTTCTTCTCTTCCGTAGGCGTAGAGGTCCCGAGCGCCGCTGAGATGTACGCGCGAATAACGGGCTTAGAGTGA
- a CDS encoding 30S ribosomal protein S6e, translated as MAKLEFKVVVNDPEAEPRPLGVKVKVVGKEDIPFDKEAELDRRTRLPVARVNARLLEAAKAEYKIITIRRKVKEGDEVKKKTVHVVAAVDENVPEGEVWINKDLAVNVFGEESFEGEVFRTKAFQITIEGENARKFIGKRIGETVPASILGIETLKGLQLEIRGGSDESGFPMRPDIPGPVKKRALLSGPPGFWPREKGERRRKTVRGNTISEDIVQINTKIVKQ; from the coding sequence GTGGCTAAGCTAGAGTTCAAGGTAGTAGTGAACGACCCCGAGGCGGAGCCCCGCCCCCTCGGGGTAAAAGTGAAAGTAGTTGGTAAGGAAGATATCCCCTTCGATAAGGAGGCAGAGCTCGACCGAAGGACCCGCCTCCCGGTGGCCCGCGTTAACGCGAGGCTGCTGGAGGCGGCAAAGGCCGAGTACAAGATAATAACGATAAGGAGAAAGGTGAAGGAGGGAGATGAAGTAAAGAAGAAAACCGTCCACGTCGTCGCCGCAGTCGACGAAAACGTGCCCGAGGGAGAGGTATGGATAAACAAGGACCTAGCAGTAAACGTATTTGGCGAAGAGAGCTTTGAGGGAGAAGTTTTCAGAACTAAGGCGTTCCAGATAACTATTGAAGGGGAGAACGCGAGGAAGTTTATAGGCAAGAGGATAGGGGAGACCGTCCCAGCTTCCATCTTAGGCATAGAGACCCTCAAGGGCCTTCAGCTTGAGATAAGGGGAGGCTCCGACGAGAGCGGGTTCCCGATGAGACCCGACATACCGGGCCCCGTCAAGAAGAGGGCTCTGCTCAGCGGACCGCCGGGCTTCTGGCCGCGCGAGAAGGGAGAGAGGAGGAGGAAGACCGTGAGGGGCAACACCATAAGCGAGGACATAGTTCAGATAAACACCAAAATAGTCAAGCAGTGA
- a CDS encoding fumarate hydratase, with product MLRDEVVNAVVEAIRLAETALPKWVYEKLLDAYERSEGLGKAQLAAILNNIELAVKEKKPMCQDTGLMTFDVIVGDEFPIKPYEIEELLKEAVRRATREVPIRPNSVDPLSGHNPGDNVGKGVPVTNIKVVPGNTLLIKVRPKGGGSEYPSNLCMIPPSKGLEGVRECVLKAVFEAGGKPCPPGIVGVAFGGTVEETAKLAKEALYRPEAHEEERVARIEKELLDEVNSLGLGPMGLGGGPTALAVRADYAYRHPASFPVAVRFNCWAAREAVVEVNADGSWKLVSDNVTPEDLKTPPLEAEDGVEIKLPVEEEEVRKLKAGDVVYLTGTVVTARDEAHKKIIEEGAPLDLKGLAIYHCGPVVTKEEGRWKVVAAGPTTSARMNALQAQVLEKTGARLVIGKGGMKEDLLDFFKRFGAAYLAFPGGAALLAAKAIKAVRGVYWLEELGIPEAMWVFEVEKFGPLVVAMDSHGRSLYKEVSERAKTKLEELLK from the coding sequence TTGCTTAGGGATGAGGTCGTAAACGCTGTGGTAGAGGCCATAAGGCTCGCCGAAACCGCGCTGCCCAAGTGGGTTTATGAAAAGCTGCTGGACGCTTACGAGCGCTCAGAGGGGTTGGGGAAGGCCCAGCTGGCGGCCATTTTGAACAACATAGAGTTGGCCGTCAAGGAGAAGAAGCCCATGTGTCAAGATACGGGCTTGATGACCTTTGATGTTATAGTTGGTGACGAGTTCCCAATAAAGCCTTACGAAATTGAGGAGCTTCTGAAGGAAGCCGTGAGGAGGGCCACGCGAGAGGTCCCCATAAGGCCCAACAGCGTGGACCCGCTAAGCGGCCACAACCCCGGCGACAACGTCGGGAAGGGCGTGCCAGTCACAAATATTAAGGTAGTCCCGGGCAACACGCTCCTAATAAAAGTAAGGCCTAAGGGAGGGGGGAGCGAGTACCCCTCCAATTTGTGCATGATACCGCCTTCCAAGGGGTTGGAAGGCGTTAGGGAGTGTGTGCTCAAGGCCGTCTTCGAGGCCGGGGGCAAGCCTTGTCCTCCGGGCATAGTCGGCGTCGCCTTCGGAGGGACCGTGGAAGAGACCGCTAAGCTCGCAAAAGAGGCCCTCTACAGGCCGGAGGCCCACGAGGAGGAGAGGGTTGCGAGGATCGAAAAAGAGCTGCTGGACGAAGTGAACTCCTTGGGCTTGGGTCCAATGGGCTTGGGCGGGGGGCCCACGGCGCTCGCGGTGAGGGCGGACTACGCTTACCGGCACCCGGCCTCGTTCCCGGTTGCGGTTAGGTTCAACTGCTGGGCCGCGCGCGAGGCCGTAGTTGAGGTTAACGCCGACGGGAGCTGGAAATTGGTAAGCGACAACGTAACTCCGGAGGACTTGAAGACCCCGCCGTTGGAGGCGGAGGACGGCGTTGAGATAAAGTTACCCGTTGAAGAGGAAGAAGTGAGGAAGTTGAAGGCCGGAGACGTGGTTTACTTGACGGGCACCGTGGTTACTGCGAGGGACGAGGCTCACAAGAAGATAATTGAGGAGGGGGCCCCGCTCGACCTAAAAGGTCTAGCCATATACCATTGTGGACCCGTCGTGACGAAGGAGGAGGGCCGGTGGAAGGTGGTGGCGGCCGGCCCCACTACCAGCGCGAGGATGAACGCCCTCCAAGCTCAAGTGCTGGAAAAGACCGGGGCCAGGCTAGTAATAGGTAAGGGCGGTATGAAAGAAGACCTCTTGGACTTCTTTAAGAGGTTCGGGGCGGCCTACTTGGCCTTCCCTGGCGGCGCCGCGCTCTTGGCCGCCAAGGCGATAAAGGCTGTCAGGGGGGTATACTGGTTAGAGGAGCTCGGGATACCAGAAGCCATGTGGGTTTTCGAGGTAGAGAAGTTCGGGCCCTTAGTGGTGGCCATGGACTCCCACGGAAGGAGCTTATACAAGGAAGTCTCTGAGAGAGCCAAGACTAAACTAGAGGAGCTTCTGAAGTGA
- a CDS encoding V-type ATP synthase subunit B: MAVPSVKGKEYESVSEIRGQLLVVEGVSDAGYGELVDIEMPSGEKRRGIVLETGKGLAVVQVFEGTTGISPAGTKVRFTGRILEMGVSEDMLGRIMNALGEPIDGGAPIKAVEKRNVWGEPINPYAREYPDEFIETGISAIDGMNSLVRGQKLPIFSGSGLPHNKLAAQIARQATVRGEEESFAVVFAAVGIQYDELLFFKKAFEETGAISRTAMFVSLANEPAMMKIVTPRAALTLAEYLAFQKDMHVLVIITDMTNYCEALREISASREEVPSRQGYPGYMYTDLATIYERAGRVKGSKGSITQMPILTMPNDDITHPIPDLTGYITEGQIVLSRDLHNKGIYPPINVLMSLSRLMRDGIGKGKTREDHPDVANQLFAAYSRAVELRGLAAIVGEESLSEVDRKYLRFGEAFEQKFLKQDYYERRTIEQTLDLAWEVLSILPEEELTKIRPEYIKKYHPKYRVKAASQK, translated from the coding sequence TTGGCAGTACCGTCGGTTAAGGGCAAGGAGTACGAGTCCGTAAGCGAGATCAGAGGTCAGCTGTTGGTGGTCGAAGGCGTAAGCGACGCGGGCTACGGCGAGCTGGTAGACATAGAGATGCCGAGCGGCGAGAAGAGGAGGGGAATAGTCCTAGAGACCGGGAAGGGGCTAGCGGTGGTCCAAGTCTTCGAAGGGACCACCGGCATATCGCCCGCCGGCACGAAGGTCCGCTTCACCGGTAGGATACTCGAGATGGGCGTTTCCGAGGACATGTTGGGCCGAATAATGAACGCCTTAGGAGAGCCCATCGACGGAGGAGCTCCGATAAAGGCAGTAGAAAAGAGGAACGTGTGGGGCGAGCCCATTAACCCTTACGCTAGGGAGTACCCAGACGAGTTCATCGAAACTGGAATAAGCGCAATAGACGGTATGAACTCCCTGGTAAGGGGCCAGAAGCTGCCCATATTCTCCGGCTCCGGTCTCCCCCACAACAAGCTGGCGGCCCAGATAGCTAGGCAAGCCACGGTGAGGGGAGAGGAGGAGTCCTTCGCCGTGGTCTTCGCTGCGGTGGGCATCCAGTACGACGAGCTCTTGTTCTTCAAAAAGGCGTTCGAAGAGACCGGGGCCATATCTAGGACTGCCATGTTCGTCAGCTTGGCCAACGAGCCCGCAATGATGAAGATAGTCACGCCCAGGGCCGCGCTCACCCTCGCCGAGTACTTGGCCTTCCAAAAGGACATGCACGTCTTGGTTATAATAACTGACATGACCAACTACTGTGAGGCCCTAAGGGAGATCTCCGCGAGCAGGGAGGAGGTGCCGAGCAGGCAAGGTTACCCCGGTTACATGTACACCGACTTGGCGACGATATACGAAAGGGCTGGAAGGGTTAAGGGAAGCAAGGGTTCAATAACCCAAATGCCCATACTCACGATGCCTAACGACGACATAACCCACCCCATACCGGACCTCACGGGCTACATCACCGAAGGTCAGATAGTCCTCTCGAGGGACTTGCACAACAAGGGCATATACCCGCCGATAAACGTACTAATGAGCTTGTCAAGGCTCATGAGGGACGGAATAGGCAAGGGTAAGACTAGGGAAGACCACCCGGACGTGGCCAACCAGCTGTTCGCGGCCTACTCGAGGGCCGTAGAGCTGAGGGGCTTAGCCGCGATAGTCGGCGAGGAGAGCCTGAGCGAGGTCGACCGCAAGTACTTGAGGTTCGGTGAGGCGTTCGAGCAGAAGTTCTTAAAGCAAGATTACTACGAGAGGAGGACCATAGAGCAGACCCTAGACTTGGCGTGGGAGGTTCTCTCAATACTGCCGGAGGAGGAGCTGACCAAGATAAGGCCAGAGTACATAAAGAAGTACCACCCCAAGTACAGAGTGAAGGCCGCGTCCCAGAAGTAA
- a CDS encoding V-type ATP synthase subunit D codes for MSFPGSRRVLPTKINLIRLKQRKKVVERIRKLLEDKRDILLMYLRKAVADYQKYYDAYSEHLERAYSYLIMAEVQSGESALKQEVAYVPEDLTAKIYARTAFGVKIPVVEFARTEVKGGAISNLYSSPYLDKAAKEFEEAMKYLNKAINSEMSIYRIMNELRRTQRLINAVKYSILPEIENNIKFIKRSLDDQQREEFVRLKLIRSKLQSRRVA; via the coding sequence TTGAGCTTCCCCGGCAGCAGGAGGGTTTTACCCACAAAGATAAACCTCATCCGCTTGAAGCAGAGAAAGAAGGTAGTAGAGAGGATCAGAAAGCTCCTAGAGGACAAAAGGGACATTCTCTTAATGTACTTGCGCAAGGCCGTCGCCGATTACCAGAAGTACTACGACGCCTACTCCGAACACCTAGAGAGGGCTTACAGCTACTTAATTATGGCTGAGGTTCAGAGCGGCGAGTCAGCACTCAAACAAGAAGTGGCCTACGTACCGGAAGACTTGACCGCGAAGATCTACGCGCGCACGGCCTTCGGGGTCAAGATACCGGTCGTGGAGTTCGCCAGAACGGAAGTTAAGGGCGGGGCCATCTCTAACCTCTACTCTTCGCCCTATTTAGACAAAGCAGCGAAGGAGTTCGAAGAGGCTATGAAGTACTTAAACAAGGCTATAAACTCCGAGATGAGTATATACAGAATAATGAACGAGTTACGGAGGACCCAGAGACTCATAAACGCAGTCAAGTATTCCATCTTGCCAGAAATAGAAAACAACATAAAGTTCATCAAGAGGTCGCTGGACGACCAACAAAGAGAGGAGTTCGTAAGGTTGAAGCTGATAAGGAGTAAGTTGCAGAGCAGGAGGGTGGCATAA
- a CDS encoding ATP synthase subunit C → MKAELMPKRAIRSVLLSILFVTLVGASAALAAEMGETSLGTGMMTGLKAVGAGLALLGGTIGAGYALGATGAAGIAVISEKPEEFGRVLLFIGIAETPAIYGIAIAIVILFAI, encoded by the coding sequence GTGAAGGCCGAATTGATGCCCAAAAGAGCGATAAGGAGCGTCCTACTGTCCATACTCTTCGTAACGCTCGTAGGCGCGAGCGCAGCCCTCGCCGCCGAGATGGGCGAGACGTCCCTAGGAACGGGCATGATGACCGGCCTCAAGGCCGTCGGCGCCGGCCTCGCCTTGCTCGGAGGCACTATCGGCGCCGGCTACGCCCTGGGCGCCACCGGCGCCGCCGGCATCGCCGTGATAAGCGAGAAGCCCGAAGAGTTCGGTAGGGTCCTGCTCTTCATAGGTATCGCAGAGACGCCGGCTATCTACGGAATAGCTATCGCGATAGTCATACTCTTCGCAATATAA
- the hemL gene encoding glutamate-1-semialdehyde 2,1-aminomutase, whose product MDRSLELFQIAKNLFPGGVNSPIRAAVKPYPFYVKKASGATLVTVDGVELIDYVLGYGPLILGHMHPKVLEAVEEQLNRGWLYGTPHELEIELAKKIVSHYPSIDMVRFVNSGTEATMTAIRLARGFTKKNKIIKFDGCYHGAHDSVLVKAGSAVSHFGVPGSAGVPEEVSKLTLVVPFNDVEAVEKVAKENQDDLAAIIVEPVMGNAGVIPPKEGFLKELRRIADETGALLIFDEVITGYRLGLGGAQAKFGVVPDLTTLGKIVGGGFPVGVVGGKREIMEYLTPSGPVFNAGTFNAHPVTMAAGLATINELERGYVYEVANSAAEKVAKALEQEAVAKFGGVVHRVASMFQWFPGVEEVNNYADALKANKEISLRLHEELLKRGVFIAPSLFEAWFTSAAHGEDVVNKTLEALSEALKVIS is encoded by the coding sequence GTGGACCGGTCGCTCGAGCTCTTCCAAATTGCAAAGAACTTGTTCCCGGGAGGGGTGAACAGCCCCATAAGGGCTGCTGTAAAACCGTATCCGTTTTACGTAAAGAAGGCCAGCGGCGCCACTTTAGTGACTGTCGACGGCGTAGAACTAATTGACTACGTACTGGGTTACGGCCCCTTAATACTAGGTCACATGCACCCTAAGGTCTTGGAAGCGGTGGAAGAGCAACTGAACAGAGGCTGGTTGTACGGTACCCCCCACGAACTCGAGATAGAGCTAGCAAAGAAGATAGTGAGCCATTACCCCTCTATTGATATGGTTAGGTTCGTGAATTCGGGGACTGAAGCGACGATGACCGCCATAAGGCTGGCCAGGGGTTTCACTAAGAAGAACAAAATAATCAAGTTCGACGGCTGCTACCACGGAGCACACGACTCCGTCTTAGTCAAGGCCGGCTCGGCCGTCTCGCACTTCGGGGTCCCCGGCTCCGCCGGCGTCCCAGAGGAGGTGAGCAAGCTAACCTTGGTGGTGCCCTTCAACGACGTTGAAGCGGTAGAGAAGGTGGCCAAGGAGAATCAAGACGACTTGGCCGCTATAATTGTTGAACCGGTGATGGGGAATGCCGGCGTAATCCCTCCCAAGGAGGGCTTCCTCAAGGAGTTGAGGAGGATCGCCGATGAGACCGGCGCGCTCTTGATCTTCGACGAAGTGATCACCGGGTACAGGCTGGGCTTGGGTGGCGCCCAAGCGAAGTTCGGCGTAGTACCGGATCTAACTACCTTAGGCAAGATAGTTGGCGGAGGCTTCCCGGTAGGCGTCGTCGGAGGTAAGAGGGAGATCATGGAATACCTAACCCCCTCTGGCCCAGTGTTTAACGCCGGCACGTTCAACGCGCACCCCGTAACTATGGCAGCGGGGCTCGCGACTATCAACGAACTCGAGAGGGGGTACGTCTACGAGGTCGCCAACAGCGCGGCAGAAAAGGTGGCCAAGGCGTTGGAACAAGAAGCGGTGGCCAAGTTCGGGGGCGTAGTGCACAGAGTGGCCAGCATGTTCCAGTGGTTCCCCGGGGTGGAAGAAGTTAACAACTACGCCGACGCCTTGAAGGCCAACAAGGAAATCTCGTTAAGGCTGCACGAGGAACTTCTGAAGAGAGGAGTATTCATAGCGCCGAGCTTGTTCGAAGCGTGGTTCACCTCCGCGGCTCACGGGGAGGACGTGGTCAACAAGACGTTGGAGGCCTTATCCGAAGCGCTAAAGGTGATATCTTGA
- the hemC gene encoding hydroxymethylbilane synthase, producing the protein MKIKIAARGSKLSLKQVSMFTSYLLKFFPDLEYEVITVKTTGDKANAPFEELAKRGLTGLFEKEVNKAVLEGKADVAVHSLKDLPTELDPRLEIAAFLPRDPPYDVLISRAGNYDIFDLPKGSVVGTSSARRKALIKNLRPDLVVKDLRGNVDTRLEKLRRGEYDAIVLAEAGVSRLGLNVDYVRLDWRLFPPSPGQGIIVAVTRKGSEISDLLKSISDVKSEKLATAERTVLKEFGGGCFVALGAIAFEEGSLIRLRATVLSPSGRERVDVELIGKGPEEVGMRAAERLKALNPMKTTVGSEE; encoded by the coding sequence TTGAAAATCAAGATAGCCGCGCGCGGGAGCAAACTCAGCTTAAAGCAAGTATCCATGTTCACCTCCTACCTCCTCAAGTTCTTTCCCGACTTGGAGTACGAAGTGATAACAGTCAAAACCACCGGGGACAAGGCCAACGCCCCTTTCGAGGAGCTCGCCAAAAGGGGCCTCACCGGCCTCTTCGAGAAGGAAGTTAACAAGGCCGTATTGGAGGGGAAGGCCGACGTGGCGGTCCACTCACTCAAGGACTTACCCACAGAACTGGACCCTAGGTTAGAAATAGCGGCCTTCTTGCCCCGCGACCCCCCTTACGACGTCTTGATCTCCAGGGCCGGCAACTACGACATATTTGACCTCCCCAAAGGCTCCGTGGTGGGGACCTCCTCGGCCCGCAGGAAGGCTTTAATCAAGAACTTGAGACCCGATCTCGTAGTAAAGGACTTGAGGGGCAACGTGGACACGCGCTTGGAAAAGCTGAGGAGGGGAGAGTACGACGCCATAGTTCTGGCCGAGGCGGGGGTGTCTAGGTTGGGACTTAATGTCGATTACGTTAGGCTCGATTGGAGGCTCTTCCCTCCCTCGCCCGGCCAAGGGATAATTGTAGCTGTAACTAGAAAGGGTAGCGAAATATCTGACCTGTTGAAGTCCATAAGCGACGTGAAAAGCGAGAAGCTCGCAACCGCCGAAAGGACCGTGTTGAAAGAGTTCGGTGGGGGTTGTTTCGTAGCGTTGGGGGCCATAGCTTTCGAAGAGGGAAGTTTGATTAGGCTGAGGGCTACGGTCTTAAGCCCCAGCGGGAGGGAGAGGGTAGACGTGGAGCTGATAGGCAAGGGCCCGGAGGAGGTAGGGATGAGGGCAGCAGAACGCTTGAAGGCCCTAAACCCGATGAAGACTACGGTGGGTTCCGAGGAGTGA
- a CDS encoding ASCH domain-containing protein encodes MEALGGERKKFLGRHLMVKGKYVDLILSGKKTATIRKGYWVPKYKEIILHGGGRPFAVAEITEVKHKKLKELTPNEVRADGFESLAELKEALRGAYGDISDEDTITVISFKIKKKLTELDVKDPYMGLKPTEVARLALRYLDLSEEERKILKTLVDTGSLREAAIRLFGDIGARWRIRKVLKRSLAELVKRGYIGPR; translated from the coding sequence GTGGAGGCCTTGGGTGGGGAGAGAAAAAAGTTCCTAGGAAGGCATCTAATGGTAAAGGGTAAGTACGTAGATTTAATATTAAGTGGTAAGAAGACCGCCACTATAAGGAAAGGTTACTGGGTTCCAAAGTATAAGGAAATAATTTTGCACGGGGGAGGGAGACCGTTCGCGGTGGCCGAAATCACGGAGGTCAAGCACAAGAAGCTGAAAGAGCTCACGCCCAACGAGGTCCGCGCGGACGGCTTCGAGAGTTTGGCCGAACTCAAGGAGGCGTTGAGGGGCGCCTACGGCGACATCAGCGACGAAGATACAATAACTGTAATTTCATTCAAAATAAAGAAGAAGTTGACCGAATTGGACGTCAAAGATCCGTACATGGGGTTGAAGCCAACCGAAGTAGCCAGGTTGGCCCTCAGGTACTTGGACCTCAGCGAGGAAGAGAGGAAGATACTGAAGACCCTAGTAGACACGGGGAGCTTGAGGGAGGCCGCTATAAGACTCTTCGGTGACATAGGCGCGCGCTGGAGGATTAGGAAGGTGTTAAAGAGGTCGCTCGCGGAGTTAGTCAAGAGAGGTTACATAGGGCCTAGGTAG